CGTGCTCTTGCCGGCGCCATTGCGTCCGGTCAGCACCGTCACCGAGCCCGGTTCGATGAGCGCGGTGAGGTCGCGCGGCGCGTCGCCGTCGCGGCCTGCGACGCTGAGCCTGTCGAGGCGGATCTCCGCCCCGCGGGCGCTGACCGTGCGATCCTGGGTCTTCTTCGGGTGGGCCGGCCCGCCGATGAGGGCGAAGGCCTTGTCGGCGGCGGTCCTGCCGTCCTGCGCGGCATGGAATTCGACGCCGATCCGGCGCAGCGGCCAGTAGACATCGGGCGCCAGCAGCAGCACCGTGAGGCCGGTCGCCAGTGTCATCTGGCCGAACACCAGGCGCATCCCGATGCCGACCGCGATCAGCGCCACCCCCAGCGTCGCGAGCAGTTCCAGCACGAGCGCCGACAGGAAGGCGATCCGGAGCGTGGCCATGGCCGAGCGCCGGTGCGCGGCAGCGAGTTCGGCGATGCGGTGTTCGGGTCCCCGGCTGCGTCCCAGCGCCCGCAGGGTGGGGATGCCGGCGATGAGGTCGAGTAAGCGGCCCTGCAGGGTCGTCATGGCGGCCAATGCCGCCGCCGACCGGTCGGCGGTCGCCAGGCCGATCAGCACCATGAAGATCGGTATGAGCGGCAGGGTGATCGCCACGATCGCCGCCGATTTCAGGTCGTAGGCCGCGATCACGGCGACGGTCGCCGGGGTCAGGATGCCGGCGAGCAGCAACGTGGGCAGGTACCCGGTGAAGTAGGGACGGAGGCCGTCGAGACCCCGGGTGACCACCACCGCGGCGTCGTCCCGCTGGGCGGCGAGTTCACCGGGCTGGCGGGCGGTCACCGCCGTCAGCACCTGACCGGACAGATCTGCGATGACCGCGCTGGCGCCGCGTTGGCCCAGCCGGGCCTGAACCCAGTGCGCGAGCGTGCGAATCGTCCATAGCGCCACCAGGATCGACAGCGGCCCGAGCCAGGCGCGCAGGCTGCGCGCCGAGTGATCGCCGACGGCGCGGGCGACCACGCTCGCGAGCACGATCGCCGAGCCGATCGCGCAGCCGGAGATCACCACCCCGCAGCACACCGTCGCGGTCAGGTAGCGGCGCAAGGAGGTCGATGCCCGCCACAGTCGCGGGTCCAGTGGGCCCCGCGCGCGTGAGCCGGGCGGCGAGTCCGTTGCGCTCAGGACGCACGCCTCGCCAGGCCGATGGACGGCGGTATCCGATCCGCCGAGATGCGTTGCCGGAATACCCAATACGTCCAGGCCTGGTACACCACCGTCAGCGGGGCCATGAACGCGGTCACCCATGTCATGACCTTGAGGGTGTAGGGCGTCGACGAGGCGTTGTAGATCGTCACGCTCCACTCTGTGTTCAGCGTCGAGGGCACCAGGTTGGGGTATAGCGCACCGAACAACAGGATCACCACGGCCACAACGACGGTCGCCGCGCACGCGAACGCCCAGCCGTCGGACACGCGCCGCCACACCAACAGCACCGCCGCCAGCTGCGCCACCACCGCGACCGCGAGCACCAGCCAGGTCCAGTCCTTGCCGTAGGCCAGTTGGGTCCAAACCCCGAAGCCCGCAACCAATCCGGTCACCGGAAGCGACAGCCACACCGCCAGCCGATGGGCGTCGTCGCGGATGGCGCCCGAGGTCTTCAGCGAGATGAACACCGCGCCGTAGAGCAGGAACAGCCCGGCGGTGGCCAAACCGCCCAGCAGGGTGTAGGCGTTGAGCACGTCGGTGATCGACAGGTTGACGTGGCCGCGGGCGTCCACCGGAAGGCCACGGACCAGGATGGCGAACGCCACGCCCCACAGCAGCGCCGGCAGCCACGACCCGGCGGCCATGCCGAAATCTGCCCAGCCGCGCCACTTCGTGTCGTCGATCTTGCCGCGCCACTCAATCGCCACGGCGCGCAGGATCATGCCGAAGAGGATCGCCAGCAGCGGCAGGTACAGCGTGGAGAACACGGTGGCGTACCAGCCGGGAAAGGCGGCGAACATCGCTGCGCCGCCGACGATCAGCCAGACCTCGTTGCCGTCCCAGACCGGGCCGATGGTATTCAGCGCCGTGCGCCGGATGGGTTCGGGATCACCGATGCCGAGGCGCGCGAGCGGCTCCATCAACATGCCCACCCCGAAGTCGAAGCCCTCCAGCACGAAGAAACCGACGAACAGCAACCCGATGATGCCGAACCACAACTGTTGCAGTCCCATCGGTCAGCTCCTTTCCAAGTTCGTGGGTCCCGGCCTAATAGGCGAACGAAAGCGGTGCCACCTCTTCCTCGCCGGGCGCCGGCGGGGGAGCCGGTTCGGCGTCGTGTTCCCGCGGCCCTTCGGTGATGTAACGCTTGAGCAGGAAGAACCAGATGACCGCGAGCACGGCGTAGACGAGGGTGAAGGTCACCAGGGAGGTGATGACCATGCCGGGCGCATGTTGTGAGACGGCTTCACGGACCGTGAACCGAACCTGTTGGTCGCCGGTCGGATTGGGCGCCACGATCCAGGGTTGCCGGCCCATTTCGGTGAACACCCACCCGGAGATGTTCGCCAGGAACGGCGTGGGAATGGTCAGCAGCGCCAGCCAGGAAAACCATCGCTGGTTGGGCACCCGGCCACCGCGGGTGACCCACAGCGCCGCGAGCGCGAACAACACCGGAATGGCAAGGAAGCCGATCATCGCGCGGAACGACCAGTAGGTGACGAACAGGTTGGGCTTGTAGTCATCCGGGCCGAACCGCTGCTCGAAGTCCCGCTGGATATCGCGCACGCCCTGCAACGTCACGTCGCTGGTCCGGCCCTGGGCGAGGAACGGCAGCACGTAGGGCACCTCGATGACACCCTTGACCCCGTCACAGTTGTTGTGCCTGCCGACGGTCAGAATGGAAAAGTCGGGGTCCGTCTGGGTGTCACACAACGTCTCGGCCGACGCCATCTTCATCGGTTGCTGAACGAACATCAGCTTGCCCTGCTTGTCGCCGGTGAAGAACAGGCCGACGGCGGCGAGCAGCACCACCCAGCAGCCCAGGATGGCCGCCGGGCGAAACATGGTGCGGGCGTTGGATTCGCCGGCGGGGGTGGCGGTTTCGGCGCGGCGGGAACGGACCAGGAACCAAGCGCTGACGGCGGCGACGAACGTCGCTGCGGTCAGCAACGCGCCGGTGACCGTGTGGGTAAATGCCCATCGCGCAGTGTTATTGCCCAGCAGCGCGGTGATGCTGTGCAGCTCGGCCCGATGTGTCGCCGGGTTGTAGTGCGCGCCGACCGGATGTTGCATGAACGAGTTCGCCACGATGATGAAGAACGCCGACACGTTGACACCGATCGCGACGATCCAGATGCACGCCAGGTGTATCAACTTCGGCAGGCGGTCCCAGCCGAAGATCCACAATCC
This genomic interval from Mycobacterium sp. SMC-2 contains the following:
- a CDS encoding cytochrome ubiquinol oxidase subunit I, whose product is MNVVDISRWQFGITTVYHFIFVPLTIGLAPLLAVMQTVWVATGDTAWYRLTKFFGKLFLINFAIGVATGIVQEFQFGMNWSEYSRFVGDIFGAPLAMEGLFAFFFESTFIGLWIFGWDRLPKLIHLACIWIVAIGVNVSAFFIIVANSFMQHPVGAHYNPATHRAELHSITALLGNNTARWAFTHTVTGALLTAATFVAAVSAWFLVRSRRAETATPAGESNARTMFRPAAILGCWVVLLAAVGLFFTGDKQGKLMFVQQPMKMASAETLCDTQTDPDFSILTVGRHNNCDGVKGVIEVPYVLPFLAQGRTSDVTLQGVRDIQRDFEQRFGPDDYKPNLFVTYWSFRAMIGFLAIPVLFALAALWVTRGGRVPNQRWFSWLALLTIPTPFLANISGWVFTEMGRQPWIVAPNPTGDQQVRFTVREAVSQHAPGMVITSLVTFTLVYAVLAVIWFFLLKRYITEGPREHDAEPAPPPAPGEEEVAPLSFAY
- the cydB gene encoding cytochrome d ubiquinol oxidase subunit II, translating into MGLQQLWFGIIGLLFVGFFVLEGFDFGVGMLMEPLARLGIGDPEPIRRTALNTIGPVWDGNEVWLIVGGAAMFAAFPGWYATVFSTLYLPLLAILFGMILRAVAIEWRGKIDDTKWRGWADFGMAAGSWLPALLWGVAFAILVRGLPVDARGHVNLSITDVLNAYTLLGGLATAGLFLLYGAVFISLKTSGAIRDDAHRLAVWLSLPVTGLVAGFGVWTQLAYGKDWTWLVLAVAVVAQLAAVLLVWRRVSDGWAFACAATVVVAVVILLFGALYPNLVPSTLNTEWSVTIYNASSTPYTLKVMTWVTAFMAPLTVVYQAWTYWVFRQRISADRIPPSIGLARRAS
- the cydD gene encoding thiol reductant ABC exporter subunit CydD, which codes for MCCGVVISGCAIGSAIVLASVVARAVGDHSARSLRAWLGPLSILVALWTIRTLAHWVQARLGQRGASAVIADLSGQVLTAVTARQPGELAAQRDDAAVVVTRGLDGLRPYFTGYLPTLLLAGILTPATVAVIAAYDLKSAAIVAITLPLIPIFMVLIGLATADRSAAALAAMTTLQGRLLDLIAGIPTLRALGRSRGPEHRIAELAAAHRRSAMATLRIAFLSALVLELLATLGVALIAVGIGMRLVFGQMTLATGLTVLLLAPDVYWPLRRIGVEFHAAQDGRTAADKAFALIGGPAHPKKTQDRTVSARGAEIRLDRLSVAGRDGDAPRDLTALIEPGSVTVLTGRNGAGKSTALQAITGITVPSSGRVTVDGIDVTDLDPAAWWRQLSWLPQRPALVPGTVRDNLALFGDLGDLEKACAASDFDTVLAGLPDGPDTLLGRGGVGLSLGQRQRLGLARALGSTAAVLLLDEPTAHLDARAEQRVLRAIVERARAGATVVVVGHREPVLAIGDRVVEVVADSGARYAAV